The genomic window GATCGTAATCTCGAACTAGGAAGATTGCACCATGAGCAAACGCACCAACCATCAAGAATCCAGCAATATATTGATGGTGAGTATATAAAGCTGCCTGAGTTGTATAGTCCCTCGCAATAAATGCATAGGAGGGTAAAGAATACATGTGTTGTGCAACCAAGGAAGTAACTGTACCTAAACTAGCCAGAGCCAAAGCTAACTGGAAGTGGAGGGAGTTATTCAAGGTGTCATATATTCCTCTGTGTCCTTCGCCCAAACCGCCTTGAGGAGGCTTATGAGTGTCAAGAATCTCTCTAATGCTATGACCAATACCGAAATTAGTACGGTACATATGTCCTGCAATGATGAAGATAACTGCGATCGCCAAGTGGTGATGAGCAATATCTGTCAACCAGAGAGACTCCGTTTGGGGATGAAAACCACCTAGGAAAGTCAAGATAGCTGTTCCTGCTCCTTCAGAAGTACCAAATACATGACCAGCAGTATCAGGGTTCTGAGCATATACACCCCAGTTAAGGCTAAAGAATGGCCCTAAACCAGCGGGATGAGGAGGAGTGGAAAGAAAGTTATCCCAACCTACGTGCTGTCCGCGAGATTCGGGGATAGCAACGTGAACTAGGTGTCCAGTCCAAGCTAAAGAACTTACCCCAAATAAACCAGCTAAGTGGTGATTGAGGCGAGACTCAGCATTTTTGAACCAAGCCAAGCTAGGACGGAATTTTGGCTGTAAATGCAACCAACCAGCAAACAAGAAGATAGATGACAAGAGTAATAAGAAGATTGACCCTTGATATAATTCCTGGTTACTAGTCATACCAATGGTGTAAAACCAGTGATAAACCCCAGAGTAGGCAATGTTTACTGGGTTAGAAGCTCCACCTTGAGTGAAGGCATCAATTGCTGCCGATCCGAAGTGAGGATCCCAAATCGCGTGAGCGATGGGACTTGTATTTAAAGGATCTTTAATCCACTGTTCAAAGTTACCTTGCCAAGCTACATGGAACAGGGTACCGGAAGTCCACAAGAAGATAATGGCAATGTGACCAAAGTGAGAGGCGAAAATCTTTTGGTAAAGATTTTCCTCAGTCATACCATCATGCAGCTCAAAGTCATGAGCAGTGGCAATTCCGTACCAGAGCCGACGAGTAGTCGGATCTTGGGCGAGATCCTGGCTAAATTTGGGAAATTTAGTTGCCATAAGTTTATGGGTAGAATTCTCCTGTAAAGGTTGAAAATGAGCTAAATATAATTACTTATTTGCTACTCATTTCTGGCTTTTCGCTACTACCGTCAATAGTTAATATTGCTAGATAGTAATTTTGTTAAAACACGGTTGCTGATTCAGCTTGCTAGTCTCAATTTAAGTTTAAATTTTAGTAACTAACTACCGTTGGATTTCTTTACTTGCGATCGCTTCTGAACCGAAGTTCAAGATCGCAATTGTTGGTTTTGCCAATCTCACAAGAGAGATTTAACTATCTTGCAAGATTGACATTACTTTTGAAACAGCTACAACGATAGCGTTCTAGCTAAGAAGAATGCCCAGGTGGTAACAATTCCTCCTAATAAGTAGTGAGCTACACCTACTGCACGACCTTGAGTAATACTCAAAGCGCGAGGTTGAATAGCTGGAGCTACTTTTAGTTTGTTGTGCGCCCAAACGATGGACTCAATCAATTCTTGCCAATAACCACGTCCACTAAAGAGGAACATTAAGCTGAAGGCGAATACGAAGTGACCTGCTAGGAACATAATCCCATAAGCAGATAGAGCCGAACCGTAGGTGTTAATAACTTGAGAAGCCTGAGCCCACAAGAAGTCACGCAACCAACCGTTAATACAAATCGCACTTTGGGCAAAATTACCAGCGGTAATGTGAGATACCGTGCCGTCAGGAGATACCGTTCCCCAAACATCTGACTGCATTTTCCAACTAAAGTGGAAAATTACTACAGAAATTGAGTTGTACATCCAGAATAAGCCTAAGAACACATGATCCCAAGCTGATACTTGGCAAGTACCACCACGA from Pleurocapsa minor HA4230-MV1 includes these protein-coding regions:
- the psaB gene encoding photosystem I core protein PsaB, translated to MATKFPKFSQDLAQDPTTRRLWYGIATAHDFELHDGMTEENLYQKIFASHFGHIAIIFLWTSGTLFHVAWQGNFEQWIKDPLNTSPIAHAIWDPHFGSAAIDAFTQGGASNPVNIAYSGVYHWFYTIGMTSNQELYQGSIFLLLLSSIFLFAGWLHLQPKFRPSLAWFKNAESRLNHHLAGLFGVSSLAWTGHLVHVAIPESRGQHVGWDNFLSTPPHPAGLGPFFSLNWGVYAQNPDTAGHVFGTSEGAGTAILTFLGGFHPQTESLWLTDIAHHHLAIAVIFIIAGHMYRTNFGIGHSIREILDTHKPPQGGLGEGHRGIYDTLNNSLHFQLALALASLGTVTSLVAQHMYSLPSYAFIARDYTTQAALYTHHQYIAGFLMVGAFAHGAIFLVRDYDPEANKNNVLSRALQHKEAIISHLSWVSLFLGFHTLSLYVHNDVVVAFGTPEKQILIEPVFAQFVQAASGKALYGFDVLLSNPDSVTQTGAAWLPGWLDAINSGTNSLFLTIGPGDFLVHHAIALGLHTTVLILVKGALDARGSKLMPDKKDFGFAFPCDGPGRGGTCDISAWDSFYLAMFWMLNTLGWLTFYWHWKHLGVWQGNVAQFNENSTYLMGWFRDYLWANSAQLINGYNPYGVNNLSVWAWMFLFGHLVWATGFMFLISWRGYWQELIETIVWAHERTPLANLVRWKDKPVAMSIVQGRVVGLAHFTVGYILTYAAFLIASTAGKFG